One window of the Betta splendens chromosome 21, fBetSpl5.4, whole genome shotgun sequence genome contains the following:
- the LOC114847143 gene encoding dynein, cytoplasmic 1, intermediate chain 2a isoform X3 → MSDKSELKAELERKKQRLAQIREEKKRKEEERKKKEADQLKDTTFHQDDSDLDKKRREADALLQSMGITPDVPVVPPPTSPTNKLADTPSDAGSQDSDGAVGPRRGTQKLGMAKVTQVDFPPREVVSYTKETQTPVITQQKEEEEEEEEIPQPQPVVETPTEKPDQKEEEEAPPHELTEEEKLQILHSEEFVNFFEHSTRIIERALSEHVDVFFDYSGRDLEEKEGEIQAGAKLFLNRQFVDERWSKHRVVTCLDWSPQYPELLVASYNNNEEAPHEPDGVALVWNMKYKKSTPEYVFHCQSAVMSAAFAKFHPNVVVGGTYSGQIVLWDNRSNKRTPVQRTPLSAAAHTHPVYCVNVVGTQNAHNLISISTDGKICSWSLDMLSQPQDSMELVFKQSKAVAVTSMSFPLGDVNNFVVGSEDGSVYMSCRHGSKAGISEMFEGHHGPITGIHCHTAAGPLDFSHLFVTSSFDWTVKLWSTKNNKPLYSFEDNSDYVYDVMWSPTHPALFACVDGVGHLDLWNLNNDTEVPTASVTVEGNTALNRVRWAHSGREIAVGDSDGQVLVYDIGEQIAVPRNDEWTRFVRTLAEINENRDETEELAAQRLAA, encoded by the exons ATGTCTGACAAAAGTGAGCTGAAGGCAGAGCTTGAAAGGAAGAAGCAACGTTTGGCACAAAtcagagaagagaagaaaagaaaggaggaggagcgcaAGAAAAAAGAG GCAGATCAGTTGAAAGATACTACATTCCATCAGGATGATTCTGACCTGGATAAAAAAAGGCGTGAGGCTGATGCGCTGCTGCAGAGTATGGGCATAACCCCAGATGTTCCTGTTg TCCCTCCTCCAACGTCTCCAACGAACAAATTGGCGGACACGCCAAGTGATGCAGGGAGCCAGGACTCTGATGGAGCCGTGGGACCCAG GCGAGGAACTCAAAAACTGGGAATGGCCAAAGTCACACAAGTGGACTTCCCTCCGCGTGAAGTTGTGTCCTACACAAAAGAGACCCAAACACCTGTCATTACCCAGCAAAAAGAAG aggaagaagaggaggaagagattcCACAGCCTCAACCAGTAGTTGAGACGCCGACTGAGAAACCAGatcagaaagaggaggaggaag CTCCCCCTCACGAgctcacagaggaggaaaaactcCAGATCCTGCACTCGGAGGAATTTGTGAATTTCTTCGAGCACAGCACTCGGATTATTGAGCGGGCTCTGTCAGAGCATGTGGACGTCTTCTTTGACTACAGTGGTCgtgacctggaggagaaggaggg tgagattCAGGCGGGAGCAAAGCTCTTTCTCAACAGACAGTTCGTGGACGAGCGCTGGTCCAAACATCGTGTTGTCACCTGCCTCGACTGGTCTCCACAg TATCCTGAACTCCTGGTTGCCTCATACAACAACAACGAGGAAGCTCCCCACGAGCCGGACGGTGTGGCATTGGTGTGGAACATGAAGTACAAGAAGTCCACGCCGGAGTATGTCTTCCACTGTCAG TCTGCTGTTATGTCGGCAGCCTTCGCCAAGTTCCACCCTAATGTGGTGGTGGGGGGAACATATTCAGGGCAGATTGTCCTGTGGGACAACAGGAGCAACAAGAGGACCCCCGTGCAGAGAACCCCCCTGTCGGCAGCAGCTCATACG CATCCGGTTTACTGCGTGAACGTGGTCGGCACCCAGAACGCCCACAACTTAATCAGCATCTCCACTGATGGCAAGATATGCTCCTGGAGTCTGGACATGCTTTCACAGCCTCAG GACAGCATGGAGCTGGTGTTCAAGCAGTCCAAAGCTGTAGCTGTCACCTCCATGTCTTTCCCTCTCGGAGACGTCAACAATTTCGTGGTGGGCAGCGAGGACGGCTCCGTCTACATGTCGTGTCGTCATGGAAG CAAAGCGGGCATCAGTGAGATGTTTGAGGGCCACCACGGCCCCATCACGGGGATCCATTGCCACACGGCTGCCGGGCCCTTGGACTTCTCTCACTTGTTTGTTACCTCCTCTTTTGACTGGACTGTCAAGCTGTGGAGCACCAAG AACAACAAACCTCTGTACTCATTTGAAGACAACTCAGATTATGTTTATGATGTCATGTGGTCCCCAACTCACCCCGCGCTGTTTGCCTGTGTGGACGGAGTCGGACACCTCGACCTGTGGAACCTCAACAATGACACAGAG GTGCCTACTGCCAGCGTCACAGTAGAGGGTAACACAGCCCTCAACAGGGTCAGATGGGCTCATTCTGGCAGAGAAATCGCTGTGGGAGATTCTGATGGGCAAGTGCTTGTGTATGATATTGGCGAG CAAATTGCGGTCCCACGGAACGACGAGTGGACCCGTTTTGTGCGTACGCTGGCGGAGATCAACGAGAACAGggatgagacggaggagctGGCTGCCCAGCGCTTGGCTGCATGA
- the LOC114847143 gene encoding dynein, cytoplasmic 1, intermediate chain 2a isoform X2 — MSDKSELKAELERKKQRLAQIREEKKRKEEERKKKEADQLKDTTFHQDDSDLDKKRREADALLQSMGITPDVPVVPPPTSPTNKLADTPSDAGSQDSDGAVGPRNLHWDSDPSTLQLHSDSELGRGTQKLGMAKVTQVDFPPREVVSYTKETQTPVITQQKEEEEEEEEIPQPQPVVETPTEKPDQKEEEEAPPHELTEEEKLQILHSEEFVNFFEHSTRIIERALSEHVDVFFDYSGRDLEEKEGEIQAGAKLFLNRQFVDERWSKHRVVTCLDWSPQYPELLVASYNNNEEAPHEPDGVALVWNMKYKKSTPEYVFHCQSAVMSAAFAKFHPNVVVGGTYSGQIVLWDNRSNKRTPVQRTPLSAAAHTHPVYCVNVVGTQNAHNLISISTDGKICSWSLDMLSQPQDSMELVFKQSKAVAVTSMSFPLGDVNNFVVGSEDGSVYMSCRHGSKAGISEMFEGHHGPITGIHCHTAAGPLDFSHLFVTSSFDWTVKLWSTKNNKPLYSFEDNSDYVYDVMWSPTHPALFACVDGVGHLDLWNLNNDTEVPTASVTVEGNTALNRVRWAHSGREIAVGDSDGQVLVYDIGEQIAVPRNDEWTRFVRTLAEINENRDETEELAAQRLAA; from the exons ATGTCTGACAAAAGTGAGCTGAAGGCAGAGCTTGAAAGGAAGAAGCAACGTTTGGCACAAAtcagagaagagaagaaaagaaaggaggaggagcgcaAGAAAAAAGAG GCAGATCAGTTGAAAGATACTACATTCCATCAGGATGATTCTGACCTGGATAAAAAAAGGCGTGAGGCTGATGCGCTGCTGCAGAGTATGGGCATAACCCCAGATGTTCCTGTTg TCCCTCCTCCAACGTCTCCAACGAACAAATTGGCGGACACGCCAAGTGATGCAGGGAGCCAGGACTCTGATGGAGCCGTGGGACCCAG GAATCTGCACTGGGACTCTGACCCGTCCACCCTTCAACTTCACTCTGATTCTGAGCTGGG GCGAGGAACTCAAAAACTGGGAATGGCCAAAGTCACACAAGTGGACTTCCCTCCGCGTGAAGTTGTGTCCTACACAAAAGAGACCCAAACACCTGTCATTACCCAGCAAAAAGAAG aggaagaagaggaggaagagattcCACAGCCTCAACCAGTAGTTGAGACGCCGACTGAGAAACCAGatcagaaagaggaggaggaag CTCCCCCTCACGAgctcacagaggaggaaaaactcCAGATCCTGCACTCGGAGGAATTTGTGAATTTCTTCGAGCACAGCACTCGGATTATTGAGCGGGCTCTGTCAGAGCATGTGGACGTCTTCTTTGACTACAGTGGTCgtgacctggaggagaaggaggg tgagattCAGGCGGGAGCAAAGCTCTTTCTCAACAGACAGTTCGTGGACGAGCGCTGGTCCAAACATCGTGTTGTCACCTGCCTCGACTGGTCTCCACAg TATCCTGAACTCCTGGTTGCCTCATACAACAACAACGAGGAAGCTCCCCACGAGCCGGACGGTGTGGCATTGGTGTGGAACATGAAGTACAAGAAGTCCACGCCGGAGTATGTCTTCCACTGTCAG TCTGCTGTTATGTCGGCAGCCTTCGCCAAGTTCCACCCTAATGTGGTGGTGGGGGGAACATATTCAGGGCAGATTGTCCTGTGGGACAACAGGAGCAACAAGAGGACCCCCGTGCAGAGAACCCCCCTGTCGGCAGCAGCTCATACG CATCCGGTTTACTGCGTGAACGTGGTCGGCACCCAGAACGCCCACAACTTAATCAGCATCTCCACTGATGGCAAGATATGCTCCTGGAGTCTGGACATGCTTTCACAGCCTCAG GACAGCATGGAGCTGGTGTTCAAGCAGTCCAAAGCTGTAGCTGTCACCTCCATGTCTTTCCCTCTCGGAGACGTCAACAATTTCGTGGTGGGCAGCGAGGACGGCTCCGTCTACATGTCGTGTCGTCATGGAAG CAAAGCGGGCATCAGTGAGATGTTTGAGGGCCACCACGGCCCCATCACGGGGATCCATTGCCACACGGCTGCCGGGCCCTTGGACTTCTCTCACTTGTTTGTTACCTCCTCTTTTGACTGGACTGTCAAGCTGTGGAGCACCAAG AACAACAAACCTCTGTACTCATTTGAAGACAACTCAGATTATGTTTATGATGTCATGTGGTCCCCAACTCACCCCGCGCTGTTTGCCTGTGTGGACGGAGTCGGACACCTCGACCTGTGGAACCTCAACAATGACACAGAG GTGCCTACTGCCAGCGTCACAGTAGAGGGTAACACAGCCCTCAACAGGGTCAGATGGGCTCATTCTGGCAGAGAAATCGCTGTGGGAGATTCTGATGGGCAAGTGCTTGTGTATGATATTGGCGAG CAAATTGCGGTCCCACGGAACGACGAGTGGACCCGTTTTGTGCGTACGCTGGCGGAGATCAACGAGAACAGggatgagacggaggagctGGCTGCCCAGCGCTTGGCTGCATGA
- the LOC114847143 gene encoding dynein, cytoplasmic 1, intermediate chain 2a isoform X1, producing the protein MSDKSELKAELERKKQRLAQIREEKKRKEEERKKKEADQLKDTTFHQDDSDLDKKRREADALLQSMGITPDVPVVPPPTSPTNKLADTPSDAGSQDSDGAVGPRNLHWDSDPSTLQLHSDSELGYWTLSSLLSWRGTQKLGMAKVTQVDFPPREVVSYTKETQTPVITQQKEEEEEEEEIPQPQPVVETPTEKPDQKEEEEAPPHELTEEEKLQILHSEEFVNFFEHSTRIIERALSEHVDVFFDYSGRDLEEKEGEIQAGAKLFLNRQFVDERWSKHRVVTCLDWSPQYPELLVASYNNNEEAPHEPDGVALVWNMKYKKSTPEYVFHCQSAVMSAAFAKFHPNVVVGGTYSGQIVLWDNRSNKRTPVQRTPLSAAAHTHPVYCVNVVGTQNAHNLISISTDGKICSWSLDMLSQPQDSMELVFKQSKAVAVTSMSFPLGDVNNFVVGSEDGSVYMSCRHGSKAGISEMFEGHHGPITGIHCHTAAGPLDFSHLFVTSSFDWTVKLWSTKNNKPLYSFEDNSDYVYDVMWSPTHPALFACVDGVGHLDLWNLNNDTEVPTASVTVEGNTALNRVRWAHSGREIAVGDSDGQVLVYDIGEQIAVPRNDEWTRFVRTLAEINENRDETEELAAQRLAA; encoded by the exons ATGTCTGACAAAAGTGAGCTGAAGGCAGAGCTTGAAAGGAAGAAGCAACGTTTGGCACAAAtcagagaagagaagaaaagaaaggaggaggagcgcaAGAAAAAAGAG GCAGATCAGTTGAAAGATACTACATTCCATCAGGATGATTCTGACCTGGATAAAAAAAGGCGTGAGGCTGATGCGCTGCTGCAGAGTATGGGCATAACCCCAGATGTTCCTGTTg TCCCTCCTCCAACGTCTCCAACGAACAAATTGGCGGACACGCCAAGTGATGCAGGGAGCCAGGACTCTGATGGAGCCGTGGGACCCAG GAATCTGCACTGGGACTCTGACCCGTCCACCCTTCAACTTCACTCTGATTCTGAGCTGGGGTACTGGACactctcttctctcctttcctg GCGAGGAACTCAAAAACTGGGAATGGCCAAAGTCACACAAGTGGACTTCCCTCCGCGTGAAGTTGTGTCCTACACAAAAGAGACCCAAACACCTGTCATTACCCAGCAAAAAGAAG aggaagaagaggaggaagagattcCACAGCCTCAACCAGTAGTTGAGACGCCGACTGAGAAACCAGatcagaaagaggaggaggaag CTCCCCCTCACGAgctcacagaggaggaaaaactcCAGATCCTGCACTCGGAGGAATTTGTGAATTTCTTCGAGCACAGCACTCGGATTATTGAGCGGGCTCTGTCAGAGCATGTGGACGTCTTCTTTGACTACAGTGGTCgtgacctggaggagaaggaggg tgagattCAGGCGGGAGCAAAGCTCTTTCTCAACAGACAGTTCGTGGACGAGCGCTGGTCCAAACATCGTGTTGTCACCTGCCTCGACTGGTCTCCACAg TATCCTGAACTCCTGGTTGCCTCATACAACAACAACGAGGAAGCTCCCCACGAGCCGGACGGTGTGGCATTGGTGTGGAACATGAAGTACAAGAAGTCCACGCCGGAGTATGTCTTCCACTGTCAG TCTGCTGTTATGTCGGCAGCCTTCGCCAAGTTCCACCCTAATGTGGTGGTGGGGGGAACATATTCAGGGCAGATTGTCCTGTGGGACAACAGGAGCAACAAGAGGACCCCCGTGCAGAGAACCCCCCTGTCGGCAGCAGCTCATACG CATCCGGTTTACTGCGTGAACGTGGTCGGCACCCAGAACGCCCACAACTTAATCAGCATCTCCACTGATGGCAAGATATGCTCCTGGAGTCTGGACATGCTTTCACAGCCTCAG GACAGCATGGAGCTGGTGTTCAAGCAGTCCAAAGCTGTAGCTGTCACCTCCATGTCTTTCCCTCTCGGAGACGTCAACAATTTCGTGGTGGGCAGCGAGGACGGCTCCGTCTACATGTCGTGTCGTCATGGAAG CAAAGCGGGCATCAGTGAGATGTTTGAGGGCCACCACGGCCCCATCACGGGGATCCATTGCCACACGGCTGCCGGGCCCTTGGACTTCTCTCACTTGTTTGTTACCTCCTCTTTTGACTGGACTGTCAAGCTGTGGAGCACCAAG AACAACAAACCTCTGTACTCATTTGAAGACAACTCAGATTATGTTTATGATGTCATGTGGTCCCCAACTCACCCCGCGCTGTTTGCCTGTGTGGACGGAGTCGGACACCTCGACCTGTGGAACCTCAACAATGACACAGAG GTGCCTACTGCCAGCGTCACAGTAGAGGGTAACACAGCCCTCAACAGGGTCAGATGGGCTCATTCTGGCAGAGAAATCGCTGTGGGAGATTCTGATGGGCAAGTGCTTGTGTATGATATTGGCGAG CAAATTGCGGTCCCACGGAACGACGAGTGGACCCGTTTTGTGCGTACGCTGGCGGAGATCAACGAGAACAGggatgagacggaggagctGGCTGCCCAGCGCTTGGCTGCATGA
- the LOC114847819 gene encoding plasma membrane ascorbate-dependent reductase CYBRD1 produces MESLKQFLVALSAAAAVGAVAVIFVLRWVLYYKEGLGWDGGLTEFNWHPVLIVIGFIFLQGIAIIVYRLPWTWRCSKLMMKFIHAGLNLLALIFAVISLVAVFDFHNAAAIPNMYSLHSWLGLAVVILYSTQLVLGVGVFLIPVTPVSWRAVLMPLHVYSGLLLFTSTIAVALMGITEKLIFGLSNPKYKDSPPEALFVNVLGVLLVLYGALVVWIATRPSWKRPPDQTLHTLHTNGEDEDNTKADQSLSQLSGTDADACSDVRKRNNLSDDPTK; encoded by the exons ATGGAGAGTTTGAAGCAGTTCCTGGTCGCCctgtccgccgccgccgccgtcgggGCGGTCGCCGTCATATTCGTGCTCAGATGGGTCCTGTACTACAAGGAGGGTTTGGGCTGGGATGGAGGATTGACCGAGTTCAACTGGCACCCTGTGTTGATAGTCATCGGCTTCATTTTCCTGCAGGGAATCG ccaTCATTGTCTACAGGCTCCCCTGGACCTGGAGGTGCAGCAAACTCATGATGAAGTTCATCCACGCCGGCTTGAACCTGCTGGCGCTCATTTTTGCTGTGATATCGTTGGTGGCCGTTTTTGACTTCCATAACGCGGCCGCGATCCCCAACATGTACAGTCTGCACAGCTGGCTGGGTCTGGCCGTAGTGATACTGTACTCCACACAG CTTGTTCTTGGAGTCGGCGTGTTCTTGATACCAGTGACACCCGTGTCCTGGAGGGCAGTGCTCATGCCCCTGCATGTCTACAGTGGTCTGTTACTCTTTACCAGCACTATCGCTGTGGCACTAATGGGCATCACAGAGAAACTCATTTTTGGCCT GAGCAACCCAAAGTATAAGGACTCTCCTCCAGAGGCCCTTTTTGTTAATGTTCTGGGAGTGCTCCTGGTACTTTATGGAGCTCTGGTTGTCTGGATTGCCACTCGACCGTCTTGGAAGCGCCCCCCTGACCAGACCCTGCATACTCTGCATACCAATGGGGAAGATGAGGACAACACTAAGGCTGATCAGTCCCTGTCTCAGCTGTCTGGAACTGATGCTGATGCCTGTTCAGATGTCAGGAAGAGGAACAACCTATCAGATGATCCGACAAAGTAA